The Kineothrix sp. MB12-C1 genome includes a window with the following:
- the nth gene encoding endonuclease III, translated as MTKQKTKQILEVLDKEYGVTKDGFFHEKDWQLLIAIMLSAQSTDKQVEETLPELWRTFPGIEAIAEAPLEMIEQSIKSVGLYKVKAKNMQKCCRQLIEQHGGKVPVTIEELTHLAGVGRKTATLFLADFYEIPGVTVDTHVFRIAKRLGWAVGKNPLEVEKELMKALPKEHWNRINFQLIYLGRSICTARKSHCEDCILEQWCEMHIESPSKRK; from the coding sequence ATGACCAAACAAAAGACAAAGCAAATATTAGAAGTATTGGATAAAGAATATGGAGTAACCAAAGACGGGTTTTTTCATGAGAAGGATTGGCAGCTTCTGATTGCAATTATGCTTAGCGCACAAAGTACGGATAAGCAGGTAGAGGAAACGCTTCCGGAGTTGTGGAGAACATTTCCGGGAATAGAGGCGATAGCTGAGGCACCGTTAGAAATGATTGAGCAGTCAATCAAAAGTGTCGGACTTTATAAAGTAAAGGCGAAAAATATGCAGAAGTGTTGTCGTCAGTTGATAGAGCAGCATGGGGGCAAGGTACCTGTAACGATAGAAGAATTGACTCATTTAGCAGGAGTGGGGAGGAAGACTGCCACTCTGTTTCTGGCAGATTTCTATGAGATACCGGGAGTGACGGTGGATACACATGTATTTCGCATTGCGAAACGTCTGGGATGGGCGGTAGGAAAGAATCCGCTGGAAGTGGAGAAGGAGTTGATGAAAGCTCTGCCCAAGGAGCATTGGAATCGTATTAACTTCCAGCTAATCTACCTCGGAAGAAGTATATGTACGGCGCGAAAAAGCCATTGTGAAGATTGTATCTTGGAGCAATGGTGTGAGATGCATATAGAATCTCCAAGCAAGAGGAAATAG
- the nrdR gene encoding transcriptional regulator NrdR codes for MKCPFCGHENTRVIDSRPAEDNNSIRRRRVCDECGKRFTTYEKIETIPLIIIKKDNNRETYDRSKIEAGVLRACHKRPVSANEINQLVDGVETDIFNMEEKEIPSQVVGELVMNKLKNLDAVAYVRFASVYREFKDINTFMDELKKVLDK; via the coding sequence ATGAAATGTCCTTTTTGTGGTCATGAAAATACGCGGGTTATCGACTCAAGACCGGCGGAAGATAATAATTCCATAAGACGCCGTCGTGTATGCGATGAGTGTGGCAAGCGTTTTACCACTTATGAGAAGATTGAGACGATTCCGCTTATTATTATTAAGAAAGATAACAACAGAGAGACCTATGATCGTTCTAAGATAGAAGCTGGTGTGCTTCGGGCATGTCATAAGCGTCCTGTTAGTGCGAATGAAATCAACCAATTGGTAGATGGAGTCGAGACGGATATTTTCAATATGGAAGAGAAGGAAATTCCCAGCCAGGTTGTCGGAGAGCTGGTTATGAATAAGCTGAAAAATCTGGATGCAGTTGCTTATGTGAGATTTGCCTCGGTGTACAGAGAATTTAAGGATATTAATACTTTTATGGATGAACTGAAAAAGGTTCTTGATAAATAA
- a CDS encoding ABC transporter substrate-binding protein, whose translation MLTTLTIALSGCSGDKAGENSSKITIGILQDIEDSLDPHKAVAAGTKEVFFNMFEGLVKPDENGNIIPAVASDYHPSDDGKVYTFTLRKGIKFHDGSPVTVEDIKYSIDKCADTSNGEPLIAAFSNIESVNILDEETVEIVLKEADTEFAVFLANVTAAIIPASNESPDTNPIGTGPYKYVSRSPQENFIMEQYDEYWGEGAHIKNVILKVRSSADSYVMDLEGGSVDMIARITATQAAELSDEFNVLEGTMNLVQALYLNNAAEPFQDVRVRQALCYAVDPQEIMDFVSDGKGTEIGSSMFPTFEKYYVEELKDTYSKDVEKAKALLAEAGYPDGFSFTITVPSNYQQHVDTAQVLVEEFKAIGVNAEIQLIEWDSWLSDVYAGRNYESTVIGVDASSLTARALLERFDSSASNNFINFGNAEYDAALQAAMDSVDDEEKTQYYKECQRILAQEAANVYIQDLPEFVAINKKFAGYTFYPLYVQDFSKLYIVEDK comes from the coding sequence ATGTTAACAACACTGACTATTGCACTGAGCGGATGTTCAGGTGATAAGGCAGGCGAGAATTCTTCTAAGATTACGATTGGAATACTTCAGGACATTGAGGATAGTCTTGACCCCCATAAGGCAGTGGCGGCAGGAACTAAAGAGGTATTTTTCAATATGTTTGAAGGTCTGGTGAAACCAGATGAGAACGGTAATATTATTCCCGCTGTAGCTAGTGATTATCACCCCTCGGATGATGGTAAAGTGTACACATTTACTCTGAGAAAAGGAATTAAATTTCACGATGGAAGCCCGGTTACGGTGGAGGATATTAAGTATTCGATTGATAAATGCGCCGATACCAGTAACGGAGAACCACTGATAGCGGCGTTTTCTAATATAGAGAGCGTGAACATTCTGGATGAAGAAACGGTAGAAATCGTATTGAAGGAAGCTGATACAGAGTTTGCGGTATTTTTGGCAAATGTGACGGCAGCAATTATTCCGGCATCCAATGAAAGTCCCGATACGAATCCAATAGGAACGGGGCCATACAAATACGTTTCCAGATCTCCTCAAGAGAACTTTATTATGGAACAATATGATGAGTATTGGGGTGAAGGTGCACATATTAAGAATGTAATTTTAAAAGTACGTTCTAGTGCGGATTCTTATGTTATGGATTTGGAGGGGGGATCTGTAGATATGATTGCCCGCATAACAGCGACGCAGGCGGCAGAACTGTCGGATGAGTTCAATGTATTAGAAGGAACGATGAACCTGGTACAAGCTCTGTATTTGAATAATGCAGCGGAACCTTTTCAAGATGTGAGGGTAAGACAGGCTCTTTGTTATGCTGTTGATCCGCAGGAAATTATGGACTTTGTATCGGATGGAAAAGGAACAGAAATCGGAAGCAGTATGTTTCCGACTTTTGAGAAGTATTATGTGGAAGAATTGAAGGATACTTATTCTAAAGATGTTGAAAAGGCGAAAGCACTTCTTGCCGAAGCAGGATATCCGGATGGTTTTTCCTTTACGATTACAGTACCATCCAATTATCAGCAGCATGTGGACACAGCCCAGGTTCTTGTGGAAGAATTCAAGGCGATTGGAGTCAATGCAGAGATTCAGTTAATCGAGTGGGATAGCTGGTTAAGCGATGTATATGCAGGAAGAAATTACGAATCAACAGTGATAGGTGTAGATGCCTCCAGCTTAACGGCACGAGCGCTATTAGAGCGTTTCGACTCCTCTGCGTCCAATAACTTTATCAACTTCGGCAATGCGGAATATGATGCTGCTTTGCAGGCAGCGATGGACAGCGTTGATGATGAGGAAAAGACACAGTATTATAAAGAGTGCCAACGTATACTGGCGCAAGAGGCGGCGAATGTTTATATTCAGGATTTGCCGGAGTTTGTAGCCATTAATAAGAAGTTCGCAGGCTACACCTTCTATCCGCTTTATGTGCAGGATTTCTCTAAGCTATATATTGTGGAAGATAAGTAA
- a CDS encoding ABC transporter permease, with protein sequence MKYIGKKLIMMAATLIAVSFFVFLSFFIMSGDPVTSMLGTEATPEKVEALREELGLNAPFFTQYFRWATSFLKGDMGISYSYHIPVTAMVADKIPVTLALSGLAFLMMLLLAVPLGIYTAKHEGGLADRVIYILNQVMMAIPPFFAGILITFLFGRVFRWFTPGGYVSYKDDFGQFIGYMFFPALAIALPKMAMAVKLLRSSVIGEVKKDYVRTAFSRGNRSNQVFYSHILKNAVIPVITFLGMALADMVAGSIIIEQVFSIPGLGRILLTSISNRDYPVVEAIIICIAFIVVVINLLVDIVYRLIDPRISAEE encoded by the coding sequence ATGAAATATATCGGGAAAAAGCTCATTATGATGGCAGCTACCTTGATTGCCGTTTCCTTTTTTGTTTTCCTATCCTTTTTTATTATGTCGGGTGACCCGGTTACTTCCATGCTTGGAACGGAAGCCACCCCTGAAAAGGTGGAGGCGCTTCGGGAAGAGTTGGGATTAAATGCTCCGTTTTTTACCCAATATTTCAGATGGGCGACTTCATTCTTAAAAGGAGATATGGGAATTTCCTATAGTTATCATATACCTGTGACTGCCATGGTTGCAGATAAGATACCGGTCACACTCGCTTTGAGCGGATTGGCATTTCTTATGATGTTATTGCTTGCAGTACCGCTTGGGATATACACGGCGAAGCATGAAGGCGGTTTGGCAGATAGGGTTATTTATATATTGAACCAAGTGATGATGGCGATTCCTCCTTTTTTTGCCGGAATCCTTATTACTTTTTTATTTGGACGAGTTTTCAGATGGTTTACCCCGGGCGGTTATGTGTCCTATAAGGATGACTTTGGACAATTTATCGGCTATATGTTCTTCCCCGCACTTGCGATTGCCCTGCCGAAGATGGCGATGGCAGTTAAGCTTCTTAGAAGCTCTGTAATCGGAGAAGTGAAAAAGGATTATGTAAGAACAGCTTTCAGCAGGGGAAACAGGAGTAATCAAGTATTCTATAGCCATATTTTAAAAAATGCAGTTATTCCGGTTATTACATTTTTAGGGATGGCGCTTGCGGATATGGTGGCAGGAAGTATTATTATCGAGCAGGTATTCAGTATTCCCGGCTTAGGAAGGATTCTGCTGACGTCTATTTCCAATCGGGATTATCCGGTGGTGGAAGCGATTATTATCTGTATTGCATTTATTGTAGTTGTCATCAATCTACTGGTAGATATTGTTTATCGATTGATAGATCCGAGAATATCTGCGGAGGAATAA
- a CDS encoding ABC transporter permease, with product MRRKKKNYNLIAGSTLTGMMLFFIVIGFFYTPYDPNAMDATAKFAGISWKHWMGADNFGRDVFSRVLQGSATTFFVALWTVLIGTVCGVLLGTVTGYYGGILDDILMRINDAIFAFPSLLLALVFISILGPGKNNVIAALGIAFIPSFARIVRGEFLKHRNMDYVKSAKLQGAGDLRIMFVHILPNVMPVLLSAVMIGFNNAVLAEAGMSYLGIGVQPPEASLGRMLSEAQSYLFTAPAYAVFPGLVIILMVLGFSLLGEGIGEKE from the coding sequence ATGAGGAGAAAAAAGAAGAATTACAACTTGATAGCCGGAAGTACTCTGACTGGAATGATGCTTTTTTTTATTGTCATCGGCTTTTTTTATACACCTTATGATCCCAACGCTATGGATGCAACGGCAAAGTTTGCAGGGATTTCGTGGAAACATTGGATGGGGGCGGATAATTTCGGAAGAGATGTATTTAGCCGCGTGCTGCAAGGCAGTGCCACTACATTTTTCGTCGCATTATGGACTGTTCTTATCGGTACGGTCTGCGGCGTGCTTTTAGGGACTGTTACAGGATATTATGGGGGTATTTTGGATGATATCCTTATGAGGATCAACGATGCTATTTTCGCTTTTCCCAGCTTATTGCTTGCTCTTGTCTTCATCAGTATTCTGGGACCGGGGAAAAATAATGTGATTGCAGCACTTGGCATTGCGTTTATTCCCAGCTTCGCCCGTATTGTGCGGGGAGAGTTCCTGAAGCACCGGAATATGGATTATGTGAAAAGTGCGAAGCTGCAAGGAGCAGGGGATTTGCGGATTATGTTCGTGCATATCTTGCCTAATGTTATGCCGGTATTGCTTTCGGCCGTTATGATTGGATTTAACAATGCGGTGCTTGCAGAGGCGGGTATGAGTTATCTGGGAATCGGCGTGCAGCCCCCGGAAGCGAGTCTTGGGCGTATGTTGTCGGAGGCTCAGTCCTACTTATTTACAGCGCCTGCATATGCGGTATTTCCCGGGCTTGTGATTATACTTATGGTGCTTGGTTTTAGCTTGCTTGGCGAAGGAATCGGAGAGAAGGAATGA
- a CDS encoding ABC transporter ATP-binding protein, whose translation MTERRAPLLEVKDLHIEFHDHLIPETVVYDFNLTVEEGEIVGIVGESGSGKSMTALAIAGLLSRHDMEKRGQILYGGIDLLHCPRVQLRRLQGNEIGMVFQEPMTSLNPVKRIGWQVEESLHIHTKLTKEERRKAAIDILTQVEIAEPEKVYRMYPHELSGGMRQRVMLACAVICEPSLLVADEPTTALDVTIQAQIVKLLKKINKEKKMAILFISHDLSLVSQLCERVVVMQGGYIVEMGSAEEIFHNPKEEYTRRLIAAIPKCEKKHNSDGAELL comes from the coding sequence ATGACGGAAAGAAGAGCTCCACTACTGGAAGTAAAAGATTTGCATATAGAATTTCACGACCATCTCATTCCCGAGACTGTTGTATATGACTTCAACTTGACCGTAGAGGAAGGGGAGATTGTCGGTATTGTAGGAGAGTCCGGCTCCGGGAAGTCTATGACCGCCCTGGCGATTGCCGGACTTTTAAGCCGCCATGATATGGAGAAGCGAGGGCAAATTTTATATGGAGGCATCGATTTACTTCACTGTCCGCGAGTGCAGCTTCGCAGACTTCAGGGCAATGAGATTGGTATGGTATTTCAAGAGCCTATGACCTCTTTGAATCCTGTAAAGAGAATTGGCTGGCAAGTAGAGGAAAGTCTGCATATTCATACGAAACTTACAAAAGAGGAACGAAGGAAAGCAGCCATAGATATTCTTACACAGGTGGAAATTGCTGAGCCGGAGAAAGTATATCGTATGTATCCTCACGAACTTTCAGGGGGAATGCGGCAAAGAGTAATGCTTGCCTGCGCAGTTATCTGTGAGCCGAGCTTGTTAGTAGCGGATGAACCGACTACGGCTTTGGATGTAACGATACAGGCACAGATCGTAAAGCTGCTCAAAAAGATAAATAAAGAGAAAAAGATGGCAATCTTATTTATTTCGCATGATTTAAGTTTGGTGAGTCAACTGTGTGAAAGAGTAGTGGTAATGCAAGGCGGGTATATTGTGGAGATGGGAAGTGCGGAAGAAATTTTTCATAATCCCAAAGAAGAATATACGAGAAGACTGATAGCGGCAATCCCAAAATGTGAGAAGAAACATAACAGTGATGGTGCTGAACTGTTATGA
- a CDS encoding ABC transporter ATP-binding protein, with the protein MQTENILAVSDVNVSYKKKAEVLKNISFEMKRGEILGLVGESGCGKSTLAKAILNILKPESGEIVYHSVYPERIFRPQMVFQDPYSSLNPAKKVGWILEEPLRLKGGIPKEKRRQMVYEMLRKTGLDESFAERYPSQLSGGQRQRIAIAGALMLEPELLIADEPVSALDVTIQAQVVELLMKLHRDMNLSVLFISHDLRIVYQICDRVIIMNHGEIVESGTVDEVYFSPQHEYTKTLLYAAGIRQES; encoded by the coding sequence ATGCAGACTGAAAATATTCTTGCCGTTAGCGATGTAAACGTATCTTATAAAAAGAAGGCAGAGGTACTAAAAAATATTTCCTTTGAAATGAAACGGGGAGAGATTCTGGGTCTCGTAGGCGAGAGCGGTTGCGGGAAATCCACATTAGCCAAAGCAATTCTTAATATTTTAAAGCCTGAGAGTGGGGAAATTGTATATCACTCTGTTTATCCCGAACGGATATTCCGTCCTCAGATGGTATTTCAGGACCCTTATAGTTCCTTGAATCCGGCTAAAAAGGTTGGATGGATACTAGAGGAGCCTCTGCGGCTAAAAGGTGGGATTCCTAAGGAGAAACGCCGGCAAATGGTATACGAAATGTTGAGAAAAACAGGACTTGATGAAAGTTTTGCTGAGCGTTATCCGAGTCAGTTATCCGGAGGGCAGAGACAACGAATTGCTATTGCGGGAGCGCTTATGCTAGAGCCGGAACTTCTGATTGCGGACGAGCCCGTATCGGCACTTGATGTGACCATACAGGCACAGGTGGTAGAACTCTTAATGAAGCTTCACCGAGATATGAATCTATCTGTACTTTTTATTTCTCATGATTTACGCATTGTTTATCAGATATGTGATCGTGTAATTATTATGAACCACGGAGAAATTGTGGAGAGTGGAACCGTGGACGAAGTATACTTCTCACCACAGCACGAATATACGAAAACACTGCTATATGCGGCGGGAATTCGACAAGAATCTTAG
- a CDS encoding YqeG family HAD IIIA-type phosphatase, with translation MLKRFYPDEYVASAYEIDFKKLYDNGCRGIIFDIDNTLVPHGAPADEKSKEFIAYLRAIGYRVMLLSNNKEPRVKSFNDVVGAEYIYKAGKPSVGNYKKAMERMNTKKENTLFVGDQIFTDIWGANRVGLRTYLVKPIHPKEEIQIVLKRYLEKIVLFFYNRYRK, from the coding sequence ATGTTAAAGAGATTCTACCCTGATGAGTATGTGGCGTCTGCCTATGAGATTGATTTTAAGAAACTATACGATAACGGCTGTCGGGGAATTATCTTTGATATTGATAATACGCTCGTACCTCACGGGGCTCCTGCAGATGAAAAAAGCAAGGAGTTCATTGCGTATCTGAGAGCAATTGGTTATCGTGTGATGCTTTTATCCAATAATAAGGAACCCAGAGTAAAATCATTTAATGATGTAGTGGGTGCAGAATATATTTATAAGGCGGGCAAGCCGTCCGTGGGTAATTACAAAAAAGCGATGGAGCGGATGAATACGAAGAAAGAGAATACACTTTTTGTAGGAGATCAGATTTTCACGGATATCTGGGGGGCAAATAGAGTGGGACTAAGAACTTATCTGGTAAAGCCGATTCATCCGAAAGAGGAGATACAAATTGTTTTAAAACGTTATTTGGAGAAGATTGTTTTATTTTTCTATAACAGATATAGGAAGTAA
- the aroE gene encoding shikimate dehydrogenase, giving the protein MRQIDGYTKTCGLIGNPVEHTMSPVIHNTLAQREGRNLVYVPLRVEKGGLKAAVEGAYALNMFGLNVTVPYKSEVIDSLTGIDEMAQKIGAVNTLVRTETGFRGYNTDMMGLYRAMCSENIVIEGEDIIILGAGGAARAVAYMCAIKGAGSVYLLNRTLHKAELVASEVNQVLGVDIIKPMKIADYDKLPGEKKYLAIQATSVGLYPDVEDAVITDKDFYEKIHTGFDLIYKPANTKFMMLVKEAGGQAFHGLKMLLYQGVIAYELWNNITVEEEDALLVYGKMKEAMGIEE; this is encoded by the coding sequence ATGAGACAAATAGATGGATATACAAAGACTTGCGGATTGATCGGTAATCCGGTGGAACATACGATGTCACCCGTGATTCATAATACCTTAGCGCAGAGGGAAGGGAGGAATCTGGTATATGTCCCTTTGCGTGTGGAAAAAGGAGGTTTAAAGGCCGCGGTGGAAGGAGCCTATGCACTTAATATGTTCGGATTGAATGTGACGGTGCCTTATAAGAGTGAGGTAATTGATTCTCTTACCGGCATAGATGAGATGGCACAGAAGATTGGTGCAGTGAATACTTTGGTGCGGACGGAGACAGGATTCCGGGGTTATAATACTGATATGATGGGGCTTTACCGGGCCATGTGCAGTGAAAATATTGTGATAGAAGGAGAAGATATCATAATTCTCGGAGCAGGTGGGGCTGCTCGGGCTGTGGCATATATGTGTGCCATAAAGGGAGCAGGAAGTGTTTACTTATTGAACCGTACACTTCATAAGGCAGAGCTTGTGGCCTCGGAAGTGAATCAGGTGCTTGGAGTCGATATTATAAAGCCCATGAAAATAGCAGATTATGATAAACTGCCAGGTGAAAAGAAGTATCTTGCTATTCAGGCGACCAGTGTGGGGTTGTATCCTGATGTGGAAGATGCAGTAATTACGGATAAGGATTTTTATGAAAAAATACATACCGGCTTTGATTTGATTTATAAGCCGGCCAATACAAAGTTCATGATGCTTGTAAAAGAAGCTGGCGGACAGGCTTTTCATGGACTGAAAATGTTGTTGTATCAGGGTGTAATTGCATATGAACTGTGGAATAATATTACGGTGGAAGAAGAGGATGCATTGTTAGTGTACGGGAAGATGAAAGAGGCAATGGGAATTGAAGAATGA